In one window of Nerophis ophidion isolate RoL-2023_Sa linkage group LG05, RoL_Noph_v1.0, whole genome shotgun sequence DNA:
- the fam89a gene encoding sprT-like domain-containing protein Spartan → MNGKSANGTAGGMACIDGLPPLPKSLSGLLNSSGGSWRDMERMYVKKTMIQDDLSRGRSNADNLLANKPASLDAALALLRKEMVGLRQQDMSLLCQLWSLHESIQEYKGNCQDLSAASSLSMMDNGYFDEDDEYYPDTGATPTGDQPGGESGEGMTTAGAAKNGGSVGKDDSWESFRVNI, encoded by the exons ATGAACGGGAAGTCGGCCAACGGCACGGCGGGGGGAATGGCGTGTATCGACGGTCTGCCGCCGCTGCCCAAGAGCCTGAGCGGCTTGCTCAACTCCAGCGGCGGCTCCTGGAGGGACATGGAGAGGATGTACGTGAAGAAGACCATGATCCAGGACGACCTGAGCCGAGGCAGGAGCAACGCCGACAACCTTCTCGCCAACAAGCCAGCCAGCCTCGACGCCGCCCTGGCTCTCCTGCGGAAAGAGATG GTGGGCTTGCGGCAGCAGGACATGTCTCTGCTGTGCCAGCTGTGGTCGCTGCACGAGTCCATCCAAGAGTACAAGGGCAACTGCCAGGACCTGAGCGCCGCCTCCAGTCTCAGCATGATGGACAATGGCTACTTCGACGAGGACGACGAATACTACCCGGACACGGGCGCCACGCCCACAGGCGACCAACCGGGGGGAGAGTCTGGAGAAGGGATGACTACAGCGGGAGCGGCAAAGAATGGAGGAAGTGTTGGCAAAGACGACAGCTGGGAGTCGTTTCGCGTTAACATTTGA